AATTCAAAGTTATAAATACGGGCAAGTTCCATCACTTTCTGCCTCTTTCTGTCAGAGACATGGTCGCAGTTGTTCAAAACCCGGGAGACTGTCGACTGCGACACCCCCGCCAAAGCAGCCAGCTCTCTGGATGTCATGTTATGTCTCACTTTCTTAGAAATAATTTTATCGTATATCTGTATCGAATACGTATTCAGGTGCTGCACTAAATGCCCAGCCGCTCAAACTGTTCTTCCGGCGCATCGTGCTCCCGCATACATTGACTTAACCGCTCCACATATTTTTGCTCCAGTTGTTCGTCTGAAACGGGACGTTCCTGACGGTAATCTTCTTCTATATTGAACAGAAGATTGTCCCTGTTATATTCGGACCGGCATGAGAATTCCTGCGACGGATTTTTGAAGTTAATAATATCAGCGGGTATTTTATATACCGGATAGTTCGTCCAGGATAAAAATCTTCCCATCTCAATTTTGTCGTAGTCTTTTTTATTGACCGCGTCGTCTGCTCCAAAGTACTGTCTCAGGATACTCGGCACAGCCGTATAGACATTGAGCGGCCGGTTTCTTTCATCTTTTGCCGCCCTGATGTACACGTAGGTCCCGTCCGTATAACCAACCTGTTTTCCAAAATATCCAAAGATGACCCCGCTTCTGATCTGTCGGGCGTCCCTGTCCAGGACAGGCATCAGGCTTTTCCCGTGAAGCGGGTAATGAAGTCTTTGATCTGCGCCGAAGTACTCCAGCATCGTGGGCATCACATCGATATTCTGCGTCAGAGCCTGACTCCTTGCGGCCCCGCATCCCGGTTTACAGATGATCAGCGGTATATGAAAGACCTCGTTGTACGGTGCCATATAATTCTTCGCCATATACCCGTGTTCTCCGAGGTGAAATCCATGGTCCGTCGTAAATATGACCATCGTATCCTTCCACATGTCATACGCATCCAACACATCCAGGATTTCGCCGATATGAATATCCGTCATCGTCATCAATGCCTTACACCGGTTTATCAGGTGCTGTGTCTCCTCCGGCGTAAAAATATTCGGCTGATAATCGGGGTGATTGGCATCAAAGCCCGTGTAATCCTTCTCGTAGAGATCCAGGTATTTCTGCGGAACATCATATGGCTCATGCGGATCAAACGCTTCTACCCAGAGCATAAAATTATCAGCCTCATGATTTTGCCTTAGCCATCCTGCAGCACTGCTCAATGTCTTTACACTCGGATAATCTCCTTCCGCCTTTAATCTCCGGCGGT
The Ruminococcus gauvreauii genome window above contains:
- a CDS encoding sulfatase, whose translation is MKTIFILCDTVNRRMLDIYNGNPTETAQMPNLNRLAQRGVVFDNHWCGSAPCMPARKDIMTGRLNFLEKPWGAIEPYEQTLQTVLAGKNVHTMMFSDHSHYVIPGGENYTKGFTAWEVFRGQEGDPWCVAPDRDGIRKEVRPEGFKGEYSVSEEANRRRLKAEGDYPSVKTLSSAAGWLRQNHEADNFMLWVEAFDPHEPYDVPQKYLDLYEKDYTGFDANHPDYQPNIFTPEETQHLINRCKALMTMTDIHIGEILDVLDAYDMWKDTMVIFTTDHGFHLGEHGYMAKNYMAPYNEVFHIPLIICKPGCGAARSQALTQNIDVMPTMLEYFGADQRLHYPLHGKSLMPVLDRDARQIRSGVIFGYFGKQVGYTDGTYVYIRAAKDERNRPLNVYTAVPSILRQYFGADDAVNKKDYDKIEMGRFLSWTNYPVYKIPADIINFKNPSQEFSCRSEYNRDNLLFNIEEDYRQERPVSDEQLEQKYVERLSQCMREHDAPEEQFERLGI